CAACCTTGGCGACGTGATAGCGTTTGTTCTCTTGTCATCGGGGTGCGGTTGTGTGGGGGATCGCGCCGAAAATATAAGGTTGTTGAGCGCCGCTGATGGCTCTGTACTTTTGCGAAGAAACGGGCATAGGTCTTTCTCGGGATCATCTTGACTCGCCAAGTATATAGCCAATGTCCTTGCACTTGTCGTGTTGTATCTTCGAACGGGTGCCTTGCCAGCTAAGCGGCGACGACAGGTAAAACATGTAGGGGTTGCACAGTTCACGTTATCACAACCAGATCGTAGTTGATGAATGTATCTAACTGGAGGTTAGCGCCTGGAACGCCTCGAGGAAAACACTGAGATGTTGGCagaatggctggacagaccTCTCGACAAGAAGCTGGAATCCATGGCGGCGGCTGGCTTGGTGGATCGCATAAACGCGCGCCGGGTTCTCGACGTTCTGCACAGCGGCTTTGACTTCAGGCGGTGCGTCAGACGGTAAGCGAGCGAAAGGCGCTTCTTGCCAAAGACCAGCAAGAAGATCTATATCTGCAGCGAATTCGATGGATGAATCTCGTGGACGATGGGCATCGGGCGTCATGACATTGGCAGAATGGGTCGCGCCACGATGGGCACTTTGATATTTCGTAAACGATGATGTACAGTGAAGGATAGTGTTAAAAGAGAGTATCTCTTTAATAGCGTAACGCTATATGGTGGTGTAGTATGAGCAGATTGGATGATCTGGGCTAATTTGAACTGTCAATACCTAGACACTGGAGTCGTGCATCTGTAATGCAGGGAGGAGTTGATACTCAGGGAGCTGTCCATTGGTCAGCCTCGTTATGATGATGCGCTACTACCTTAGGCACTTGGGTAGGCAGGTACCTTCTGGAGCCAACAGGGAGCACATGCAAGTACCCAACCTAAATTTTGCACAAGGCGTTTTGCTTGATGTAGCTTAGTGGATGGAGACATGCAAGCATCGGTGCAGACCACTACATAGCGGGTCAAGCGTGCCAAACACTCTCACCTGTGACTCAGCTGTTCAACTAACGGGGGTCTGGAACCCTTGCGTAGCGGGGTTTGGGGCAAAAAAAAGTCAGTCATGCATCTCACTGATAACCTTTTCTGTGTGACGTTATCTATGCAGCCCCGCCATCCCACCAATTCAAACGGGCAAATTTCCTTCACATTCATAACCTCTGTCCAACAAATAATCGCATTAGACATACTCAAATCGATACTCCCCAGCGGGATCAGAATCTCCACAGAAGCCGCCATCGCTTTTCTCCAAAACCATGGCGAGTTTGCAGGCATCTGGGGCGGCCTCGCACCCATATACCTGCAATACCTGCCAAGTTGCGTACCGCAACATTGATCTGCAAAAGGGACATATGAAGAGTGATTGGCAGTAAGTCCATATACCTTCGCATTCTTACAGGCAACAATACTAATCATTTGAAAAGTCGATACAATCTCAAAAGACGAGTGGCGTCTTTACCACCCATCTCCGCCGACGTCTTTTCTGAAAAGGTCCTGCAGGCGAGGGCTGTCTCAAGTGCAGAAGCCGACAAGGCCTACTTTGAACGTGCGTGCGATATCTGCGAGAAGACGTATTACAGCGAGAATGCGTTTCAGAACCATATTTCGAGCCAGAAGCACAAGGCAAAGGCAGCTGTCAGCGGACAATCTGTTCCCGGCCGGGCCGACGATGAGACTACCTCTGTCGTGAGCTCCACATTCTCTCTTGGTGAACCTGTCGCGCCCAGCCAAGGTGAAGTCGACTCTGATGCTGAGGAAGAATTCAGTCATGTCGTTGAGGGTCTCCAGAAGGCCCGCATTTCCGAGCAAAGGCCTTCTCCTCTCAAGCGACCTTCGCATCCCCAACCATCAGGCGAGGACGCTGTCAGCGAAGACGCAGATGCAGCACGCGCTTCGGACTCAACCACTCCTGTCCCCACATCGCAAGAGCCCAACATGACACTAGAGACTTGCTTGTTCTGCAACTATGCTTCCCCAACCATCCCTTTGAATACGCACCATATGGAGAGATTCCATGGCATGTTCATTCCAGAGAAGAAGTATCTTGTGGACATTGATGGCTTGCTTCAACGACTGCAGGACAAGATCCGATTACACCATCAATGTCTGTATTGCGATAAACCGAAGTCTACCATATTCGCGGTTCAAACACATATGCGCGATACGGGCCATTGCAAGATCCCTTACGAGACCGAGCGAGAGCAGCTTGAGATTGGAGACTTTTACGACTTCAGGAGCACCTATTCTGATGGCGGTGACATGAGCGACGAGGAATCCGTCGTGGACGAGACCAGTGGAGGGGCCAAACTTGGGGCACGCCGTCCTGCTAAGGTTACGggagaagatggagaagatgtCGAGGACGTCGGAGGCGCAGATGGTTGGGAAACGGATAGCTCAGCCTCCTCTCTCGATTCAGCCGATCTCACTGCTGTCCCTGCTGAAGGTCATATCCACCAGTTTGAGCGACTCGACAAGCACCCGCATCATTCATCACAAGACCCAAGGCAGAGACACCAAGCCGACGGATGGCATTCGCATGCCCATAAGCCAACCCGTGCTGTCTTCTATGACGACTACGAGCTTCACCTTCCTACAGGAAAGTCTATTGGTCACCGATCGCTGAACAAATATTTCCGCCAGAACCTGCATAACCATCCATCTGCTGAAGAGCGAGCCGAACGTCTAGCTATTGAGGGTTCAGAGGAGCAGGCTGGTAGTGGCTCGGATGGTCAACTTGCCCAAAGGGGCTCCAAGTCCCGTGAGATGGTGCCTCGTGGAATGGCGGGCATGGCAGGTGCACCAGAGCAACAGAAGCGACGTGCTCGCAGGGCAGAGGAACGAGGACGGACGCTGGAGCAGGTCCACACTAAGCAGAAGGACCTGGCATACGGAAAGAGGCTTAACAATCACAAGAACTACTACTACCGCGAGCAGGGTGGTGGTTAGATAAAGAATAGCAGAGAGATAGACTTAATGTCTTGCTAGGGTTAAGTCCACAAATGAAAGCAAAAAAGTATTGAGTTTGTTTAGGTAGTATTACGCTTTAGGACATATCCGCTATTTATTTCGAAAGATCAAATACATCAAGAAAAAAGTATCGACGAGCGTCATAGTATCATGAGCGGCCCTGCTTCTTGCAAACCCCTAATGCATATTCAAGTATAACAGGAGCAGCTTCATTAGCTTCCAGATCCGTGATGTTAAGTTCTATATAGAAAGGATTATCTTTAACTATTAATATGTTAAGGAGTAATCCTACAGGTATATTACAGTTTTAGTACTTATAAGCTCTCTATAATATATTCATTCTAGAGAGACTAGACTAAGTCACTGCCTAACTATATACCCCCCACTCTGCATACCTTTTCCTACCTTAAAGcacttttttatttcttttattttaaaaataaaggaaaatagctataatattacttctttttaaaaagtatttattaattttgaaatatttatataaag
This Fusarium poae strain DAOMC 252244 chromosome 3, whole genome shotgun sequence DNA region includes the following protein-coding sequences:
- a CDS encoding hypothetical protein (BUSCO:25713at5125), which produces MASLQASGAASHPYTCNTCQVAYRNIDLQKGHMKSDWHRYNLKRRVASLPPISADVFSEKVLQARAVSSAEADKAYFERACDICEKTYYSENAFQNHISSQKHKAKAAVSGQSVPGRADDETTSVVSSTFSLGEPVAPSQGEVDSDAEEEFSHVVEGLQKARISEQRPSPLKRPSHPQPSGEDAVSEDADAARASDSTTPVPTSQEPNMTLETCLFCNYASPTIPLNTHHMERFHGMFIPEKKYLVDIDGLLQRLQDKIRLHHQCLYCDKPKSTIFAVQTHMRDTGHCKIPYETEREQLEIGDFYDFRSTYSDGGDMSDEESVVDETSGGAKLGARRPAKVTGEDGEDVEDVGGADGWETDSSASSLDSADLTAVPAEGHIHQFERLDKHPHHSSQDPRQRHQADGWHSHAHKPTRAVFYDDYELHLPTGKSIGHRSLNKYFRQNLHNHPSAEERAERLAIEGSEEQAGSGSDGQLAQRGSKSREMVPRGMAGMAGAPEQQKRRARRAEERGRTLEQVHTKQKDLAYGKRLNNHKNYYYREQGGG